The Campylobacter concisus genome has a window encoding:
- the modA gene encoding molybdate ABC transporter substrate-binding protein, whose amino-acid sequence MKKFLLLMAAVFAFGNENLLVSAGGGYKKIVEAVAQNLKKDGVNIDTSFANIKAIMAQAKEGKTDVIVGDEDFLKKSDLKITEYVNLGSGALVLATKKGVKIEKIDELKTLSKIAMPDAAKTVYGKRASEFMQKANLDSELKDKILAVAGVPQVVTYILNGEVDTGFINQTELNAHKDEFGSFILIDKALYAPANIVAAKLEGCEKKADCEKFINEIKSERSKEIYAKFGIR is encoded by the coding sequence ATGAAAAAATTTTTGCTTTTAATGGCCGCAGTCTTTGCATTTGGCAATGAAAATTTGCTAGTAAGTGCGGGCGGTGGATATAAAAAGATAGTCGAAGCAGTCGCGCAAAATCTCAAAAAAGATGGCGTAAATATTGATACCTCTTTTGCAAACATCAAAGCGATCATGGCGCAGGCAAAAGAGGGCAAAACTGACGTGATCGTTGGCGATGAGGACTTTTTGAAAAAGTCTGATCTAAAGATCACTGAATATGTAAATTTAGGCTCTGGCGCCTTGGTGCTAGCTACCAAAAAGGGCGTAAAAATAGAAAAAATTGACGAGCTAAAAACGCTTTCAAAAATCGCTATGCCAGACGCGGCAAAGACTGTTTATGGCAAAAGAGCTAGTGAATTTATGCAAAAAGCAAATTTAGATAGCGAGCTAAAGGATAAAATTTTAGCAGTTGCAGGCGTGCCACAGGTCGTTACCTATATATTAAACGGCGAAGTTGATACTGGCTTTATCAACCAAACTGAGCTAAACGCGCACAAGGATGAATTTGGTAGTTTTATCTTGATAGATAAGGCGCTTTATGCCCCTGCAAACATCGTAGCTGCAAAGCTTGAAGGGTGTGAGAAAAAGGCTGATTGCGAAAAATTTATAAACGAGATAAAAAGCGAAAGATCAAAAGAAATTTACGCTAAATTTGGCATAAGATAG
- a CDS encoding nicotinate phosphoribosyltransferase, which translates to MNELELKMQGKIERLTDRTFKLDPRIGEGYFTAKYFLKVNEIIKQNLPDQHVTMQFFQRRDDIVLCGIDEVLAIINKFAKNPSELEIYALDDGDIINANEPVLKISGKYENFGFLENIIDATLTRRSCVATNSRDVIKAANGKDVFSMADRQDDICTQPGDGYASFVGGIKKVATDAQGELTGLKGGGTMPHALIQMCGGDVVKACQIYAKTFENEQITALVDYNNDVITDALKAANALKERLGAVRVDTSKNLIDRYFEGKDTSKIDPHGVCKELIFALREALDKAGFKHVKIVVSSGFNPQKMSEFEKFNTPVDIYGVGSYLVKNDICGFTGDLVELNGKSEAKFGRKNFASDRLKRVKFQERR; encoded by the coding sequence ATGAACGAACTTGAGCTAAAGATGCAAGGCAAGATAGAGAGGCTAACAGACAGGACTTTTAAGCTAGATCCTAGGATCGGTGAGGGCTACTTCACGGCGAAATACTTTCTAAAAGTAAATGAGATAATTAAGCAAAATCTGCCTGATCAGCACGTGACGATGCAGTTTTTTCAAAGGCGCGATGATATCGTGCTTTGTGGCATCGACGAGGTTTTAGCGATAATCAATAAATTTGCCAAAAATCCAAGCGAGCTTGAAATTTACGCACTTGATGATGGTGATATCATAAATGCAAACGAGCCAGTTTTAAAGATAAGCGGCAAGTATGAAAATTTCGGCTTTTTAGAAAACATCATCGACGCGACGCTTACTAGAAGAAGCTGCGTGGCGACAAACTCCAGAGACGTGATAAAAGCAGCAAATGGCAAGGACGTCTTTAGCATGGCTGATAGACAAGACGACATCTGCACGCAGCCAGGCGACGGATACGCATCATTTGTAGGTGGCATCAAAAAGGTCGCCACAGACGCTCAGGGCGAGCTTACAGGGCTAAAAGGTGGTGGCACCATGCCTCATGCACTCATTCAAATGTGCGGCGGAGACGTGGTGAAGGCTTGCCAAATTTACGCTAAAACCTTTGAAAACGAGCAGATCACGGCCTTGGTTGATTACAACAACGACGTGATAACAGACGCTTTAAAGGCTGCAAATGCCCTAAAAGAGAGGCTTGGCGCAGTTAGGGTGGATACTAGTAAAAATTTGATAGATAGGTATTTTGAAGGCAAAGATACGAGTAAAATTGACCCGCACGGCGTTTGCAAGGAGCTTATATTTGCCCTAAGAGAGGCACTTGATAAAGCTGGCTTTAAGCACGTCAAAATCGTCGTTAGCTCAGGCTTTAACCCACAAAAAATGAGTGAATTTGAGAAATTTAACACCCCAGTTGATATTTATGGCGTGGGAAGCTATCTTGTTAAAAATGACATTTGTGGCTTTACAGGCGATCTAGTCGAGCTAAACGGCAAAAGTGAGGCTAAATTTGGCAGAAAAAATTTCGCTTCAGATAGGCTAAAGAGAGTTAAATTTCAGGAGAGAAGATGA
- a CDS encoding chemotaxis protein → MKFIKILTFLSLLLTACTAANYANAFEKVGILEDGVYRFSQNGIGVKKDLLVKVISVQNLESSRKKIISMLNIPKKSKINDFKTSDAGVMVWPFYEFEGKFITTIIVKSIKKEDSDQKLIKMLEHKHPFYSTLQARRKGAKDAIDVKYVLNFKEAKLVKSFQNRP, encoded by the coding sequence ATGAAATTTATAAAAATTTTAACGTTTCTGTCGCTTTTACTGACCGCTTGCACCGCCGCAAACTACGCTAACGCCTTTGAAAAAGTTGGCATCCTTGAGGACGGCGTTTATCGCTTTAGTCAAAATGGCATCGGAGTCAAAAAAGACCTGCTTGTAAAGGTGATCTCCGTGCAAAACTTAGAGAGCTCTCGCAAAAAGATCATCTCCATGCTAAATATCCCTAAAAAGTCTAAAATAAACGACTTTAAGACAAGCGATGCAGGCGTGATGGTATGGCCATTTTACGAGTTTGAGGGCAAATTTATAACGACAATAATCGTTAAAAGTATAAAAAAAGAAGATAGCGATCAAAAACTGATTAAGATGCTTGAACATAAGCATCCGTTTTACTCAACGCTCCAAGCTCGAAGAAAAGGGGCTAAAGACGCCATAGACGTGAAATACGTGCTAAATTTCAAAGAGGCAAAGCTGGTAAAATCGTTTCAAAACCGCCCTTAA
- a CDS encoding menaquinone biosynthesis family protein has product MYAAVKFGWVSSKNLAFTSKALDIETLNEEALKGTYEATAISFALYPKICDEFALLRCAVSFGNGYGPKLIKLKDKQLKRNFKVALSGKNTTNALLFRIAYPEARIVYKNFLEIENAVLSGEVDAGVLIHESILNFSDQLCVEREIWDIWSELNGENLPLPLGGMALRRSLPITDAIECERVLSEAVRIATSHKPFLSHMLMERNLIRVGKEELKAYLNLYANDESISMNETQLKALNKLYQIGYDKGFFEKPIDVNDYLIPTEYNEVRFS; this is encoded by the coding sequence ATGTATGCTGCGGTCAAATTTGGCTGGGTTAGCAGTAAAAATTTAGCCTTTACATCAAAGGCGCTTGATATAGAAACGCTAAACGAAGAGGCGCTAAAAGGCACTTACGAGGCAACGGCGATCAGCTTTGCGCTCTATCCAAAAATCTGCGATGAATTTGCACTTTTACGCTGTGCGGTAAGCTTTGGCAATGGATACGGCCCAAAGCTTATCAAGCTAAAAGATAAGCAGCTAAAGAGAAATTTCAAGGTCGCACTCTCTGGCAAAAACACGACAAACGCCCTGCTATTTCGCATAGCCTACCCAGAGGCAAGGATTGTTTATAAAAATTTTCTTGAGATCGAAAATGCCGTGCTTAGCGGCGAAGTCGATGCTGGCGTGCTCATACATGAAAGTATCTTAAATTTCTCAGACCAGCTCTGCGTAGAGCGCGAAATTTGGGACATCTGGAGCGAGCTAAACGGCGAAAATTTACCACTTCCACTTGGTGGCATGGCACTTAGACGAAGCCTACCGATAACTGATGCGATCGAGTGCGAGAGAGTGCTTAGCGAGGCTGTCAGGATCGCCACTTCGCACAAGCCATTTTTATCTCACATGCTAATGGAGCGAAACCTCATCAGAGTTGGCAAAGAGGAGCTTAAAGCGTATCTAAATTTATACGCAAATGACGAGTCAATAAGTATGAACGAAACGCAGTTAAAAGCGCTAAATAAGCTCTATCAAATAGGCTATGACAAAGGCTTTTTTGAAAAGCCAATCGACGTAAACGACTATCTAATCCCAACTGAATACAACGAAGTAAGGTTTAGCTGA
- the fliQ gene encoding flagellar biosynthesis protein FliQ produces the protein MMQSTLVSLGVETFKIALYISLPMLLSGLIAGLIISIFQATTQINETTLSFVPKILLVVVVIIFLMPWMISMMVEFTTRMLDFIPEFIQ, from the coding sequence CTGATGCAAAGTACGCTTGTCTCACTTGGAGTTGAAACCTTTAAAATCGCCCTTTATATCAGCCTTCCGATGCTGCTAAGCGGGCTAATAGCAGGTCTTATCATCTCCATTTTTCAAGCGACCACGCAGATAAACGAAACCACGCTAAGCTTCGTGCCAAAAATTTTGCTAGTCGTCGTTGTCATCATATTTTTAATGCCTTGGATGATCTCGATGATGGTTGAATTTACCACTCGCATGCTTGATTTTATACCGGAATTTATCCAGTGA
- a CDS encoding UDP-N-acetylmuramate dehydrogenase — protein MTRLVDFSKFTSVRIGGVHEIFEVDSLEDLSSPHFLGAVMIGGGNNLLISPNPPKMAMLGKSFDYINLKICDEKICLEIGAATKSAKIYNFCKQNNIAHLEFLKNIPGTLGGLIKMNAGLLKFSISDNLTHVRLARGWVSKDEINFSYRHSGIDEAILGAKFELHSGFDASISDAISAKRANQPKGASFGSCFVNPEGHFAGAMLEAVGLKGYAIGGAKFSEEHANFLINFNHASFEDATSLINLARARVLEKFGVELKTEVCIL, from the coding sequence GTGACGAGGCTTGTTGATTTTTCTAAATTTACCTCAGTTAGGATAGGCGGCGTGCATGAAATTTTCGAGGTTGATAGTCTTGAAGATCTAAGCTCACCTCACTTTTTAGGCGCTGTGATGATAGGTGGGGGCAACAACCTTCTTATCTCGCCAAATCCCCCAAAAATGGCGATGCTTGGCAAGAGCTTTGACTATATAAATTTAAAAATTTGTGATGAAAAAATTTGCCTTGAGATAGGTGCTGCGACAAAATCAGCCAAAATTTACAACTTCTGCAAACAAAACAACATAGCTCACCTTGAGTTTTTAAAAAATATCCCAGGCACGCTTGGCGGACTTATCAAAATGAACGCTGGGCTGCTTAAATTTAGCATAAGCGACAACCTCACGCATGTGCGTCTGGCTCGTGGCTGGGTGAGCAAAGATGAGATAAACTTTAGCTACCGCCACAGCGGCATAGATGAGGCCATTTTGGGGGCTAAATTTGAGCTTCATAGTGGCTTTGATGCGAGCATATCTGATGCTATAAGCGCAAAAAGAGCAAATCAACCAAAAGGCGCTAGCTTTGGCAGCTGCTTTGTAAATCCTGAAGGGCACTTTGCGGGGGCAATGCTTGAGGCAGTTGGACTAAAGGGATACGCTATCGGCGGAGCGAAATTTAGCGAAGAGCACGCAAATTTTTTGATAAATTTTAACCACGCAAGCTTTGAAGACGCCACTAGCCTTATAAATTTGGCTAGAGCTAGAGTTTTAGAGAAATTTGGCGTAGAGCTTAAGACTGAAGTTTGCATTTTATAA
- a CDS encoding addiction module antitoxin, which yields MSEFLSEVFTLSLLFIAIGFYAIYRAKKAQSEHEKNVADYDKNLLNFAKILGVKDHIDLVKFDEILAEALKEKLIFKFNKSTSQEEFISFIKDENFKIKPQISQNSIDEAFLNLCASSLIEPLKLAILKNEDQIYGFLFEKEQLFALIDSAALLGENIIICE from the coding sequence ATGAGTGAGTTTTTAAGCGAAGTTTTTACCCTTTCACTTTTGTTTATAGCTATCGGATTTTACGCCATTTATAGGGCTAAAAAGGCACAAAGCGAGCATGAGAAAAATGTGGCTGATTATGATAAAAACTTGCTAAATTTTGCCAAAATTTTAGGTGTAAAAGATCACATCGACCTAGTTAAATTTGATGAAATTTTGGCTGAGGCCTTAAAAGAAAAATTAATTTTTAAATTTAATAAATCTACCTCGCAAGAGGAATTTATCTCTTTTATAAAAGATGAAAATTTCAAAATCAAACCCCAAATTTCACAAAACAGTATCGATGAAGCTTTTTTAAATCTTTGCGCAAGCTCGCTTATAGAGCCGCTTAAGCTTGCGATACTAAAAAACGAAGATCAAATTTATGGATTTTTGTTTGAAAAAGAGCAGCTTTTTGCTCTTATTGATAGCGCTGCACTGCTTGGCGAAAATATTATAATTTGCGAGTAA
- the recA gene encoding recombinase RecA, whose protein sequence is MAKEKDSDKKIAIPESEADKKKALELALKQIDKAFGKGTLLRLGDKEVEAIESIPTGSLGLDLALGIGGVPKGRIIEIYGPESSGKTTLTLHIIAEAQKAGGICAFVDAEHALDVKYASNLGVNTDNLYVSQPDFGEQALEIVETLARSGAVDLIVVDSVAALTPKSEIDGDMGDQHVGLQARLMSQALRKLTGILSKMKTTVIFINQIRMKIGMMGYGTPETTTGGNALKFYSSVRIDVRKIATLKQNDEPIGNRTKAKVVKNKVAPPFKVAEFDIMFGEGVSKEGEIIDYGVKLDIIDKSGAWFSYKAEKLGQGRENAKAYLKEHPEISDEIVAAIKGSMGIDHLISSGAKDEDDDTNEAGDE, encoded by the coding sequence ATGGCAAAAGAAAAAGATAGTGACAAAAAGATAGCTATCCCAGAGAGCGAAGCGGACAAGAAAAAGGCGCTTGAGCTTGCGCTAAAGCAGATCGATAAAGCTTTTGGCAAAGGCACGCTTTTAAGACTTGGCGACAAAGAGGTTGAGGCTATCGAGTCGATACCGACTGGCTCGCTAGGGCTTGATCTGGCTCTTGGCATAGGCGGCGTCCCAAAAGGCAGGATCATCGAGATCTACGGACCAGAGAGCTCTGGTAAGACTACGCTCACACTTCACATCATCGCTGAAGCGCAAAAAGCTGGCGGAATTTGTGCATTTGTCGATGCAGAGCACGCACTAGACGTAAAATACGCTTCAAATTTAGGCGTAAATACCGACAACCTCTATGTCTCTCAGCCAGACTTTGGCGAGCAGGCACTTGAGATCGTTGAGACACTTGCAAGAAGTGGTGCGGTCGATCTTATCGTAGTTGATAGCGTCGCTGCTCTTACTCCAAAGAGCGAGATAGACGGCGACATGGGCGATCAGCACGTGGGACTTCAAGCAAGGCTTATGAGTCAGGCGCTTAGAAAGCTAACTGGAATTTTAAGCAAGATGAAGACAACTGTTATCTTCATCAACCAAATTCGTATGAAGATCGGTATGATGGGATATGGCACGCCAGAGACCACAACTGGCGGTAATGCACTTAAATTTTACTCATCAGTAAGGATCGATGTAAGAAAGATAGCCACACTTAAACAAAACGACGAGCCTATCGGCAACCGCACAAAAGCAAAAGTCGTTAAAAACAAGGTCGCGCCTCCATTTAAAGTGGCTGAATTTGACATCATGTTTGGCGAGGGTGTGAGCAAAGAGGGCGAGATCATCGACTATGGCGTAAAGCTCGACATCATCGACAAATCAGGTGCGTGGTTTAGCTACAAGGCCGAAAAACTGGGTCAAGGTAGAGAAAATGCCAAAGCCTACCTAAAAGAGCACCCAGAAATTTCTGATGAGATAGTAGCGGCGATCAAAGGCTCAATGGGAATTGATCACCTAATAAGCAGCGGCGCAAAAGACGAAGACGACGACACAAACGAAGCAGGAGATGAATAA
- the eno gene encoding phosphopyruvate hydratase: MVFIEDVEAHEVLDSRGNPTVRATVRLSDGTEASAIVPSGASTGKREALELRDKDERYAGKGVLKAVSNVNEKIAEAVIGLDAYNQKAVDAEMLELDGTHNYSNLGANAVLGVSMAVARAAAKSLNIPLYRYLGGANASILPVPMFNIINGGAHANNSVDFQEFMIMPFGFSTFSEALRAATEIYHKLKSILNAAGHSTAVGDEGGFAPNLKDNEEPLKLISQAVKEAGYELGSQIKLALDVASSELYKDGKYELEGKKFSSDELISYYEKLCEKYPIFSIEDGLSEDDWSGWAELTKRLGSKVQLVGDDLFVTNEKILREGIEKNIANAILIKPNQIGSVTQTMQTVRLAQRNGYRCIMSHRSGESEDAFIADFAVALNTGEIKTGATSRSERNAKYNRLLEIELEAGEFLGDNI, translated from the coding sequence ATGGTATTTATTGAAGATGTAGAAGCTCACGAGGTTTTAGACAGCAGAGGCAACCCAACAGTTCGTGCGACAGTTAGACTAAGCGACGGAACCGAGGCAAGCGCGATCGTACCAAGTGGCGCAAGCACTGGCAAGCGTGAGGCGCTCGAGCTTCGTGATAAAGACGAGAGATATGCTGGCAAAGGCGTTTTAAAGGCTGTTTCAAATGTAAATGAAAAGATCGCAGAGGCAGTGATAGGACTTGATGCTTACAATCAAAAGGCAGTCGATGCGGAGATGCTTGAGCTTGATGGCACGCACAACTACTCAAATTTAGGCGCAAACGCTGTCCTTGGCGTATCTATGGCGGTAGCTCGCGCAGCTGCAAAGAGCCTAAATATCCCGCTTTATCGCTATCTTGGCGGTGCAAACGCTAGCATCTTGCCAGTGCCGATGTTTAACATCATAAATGGCGGCGCACACGCAAATAATAGCGTTGATTTTCAAGAATTTATGATCATGCCATTTGGCTTTAGCACATTTAGCGAGGCACTTAGAGCTGCGACTGAAATTTATCACAAGCTAAAATCTATCCTAAACGCAGCTGGTCACAGCACAGCTGTCGGCGATGAGGGTGGCTTTGCTCCAAATTTAAAAGACAACGAAGAGCCACTAAAGCTCATCTCACAAGCCGTAAAAGAGGCTGGATATGAGCTAGGCAGCCAGATAAAACTTGCCCTTGACGTCGCTTCAAGCGAGCTTTACAAAGACGGCAAATACGAGCTTGAGGGCAAGAAATTTAGCAGCGACGAGCTCATTAGCTACTATGAAAAACTTTGCGAAAAATATCCGATATTCTCTATCGAAGATGGCCTTAGCGAGGACGACTGGAGTGGCTGGGCTGAGCTTACAAAAAGGCTTGGCAGCAAGGTGCAGCTAGTTGGCGACGATCTTTTCGTTACAAATGAGAAAATTTTACGCGAAGGCATCGAGAAAAACATCGCAAACGCTATCTTAATCAAGCCAAATCAAATAGGCTCAGTCACGCAAACTATGCAAACTGTCCGCCTTGCTCAAAGAAACGGCTACCGCTGCATCATGAGCCACAGAAGCGGCGAGAGCGAAGATGCGTTTATCGCTGACTTCGCAGTCGCACTAAATACTGGCGAGATAAAAACAGGTGCCACCTCAAGAAGCGAGCGCAACGCAAAATACAACCGCTTGCTCGAGATCGAGCTTGAGGCGGGTGAGTTTTTAGGGGATAATATTTGA
- a CDS encoding AMIN domain-containing protein, with the protein MKKIWLVLPLLVASLCARENPFMPISELNTSVMTTNVVEKYDSFNSLSFKFPSDAMLLLDVTIRYRANDGSIKEKRLTDINKTIDWNDEFALSKMKNPEPVAAKKLDVSVTMAEVPAQKVSTPVIIEKNETKISNKDRNKTSDVPTPNVVVIDLGTKKVKETAKPEQKVVEVKIEPASKPVQEIKSSEKEIKFLGFVSFLAHEKELNIITKAKNLKHFAYEKNKIVLDFAKPPRSFKTRNLKLENEIFKNVIIGWHDKYFRVVLELDKMHKYKLETAENGYVLKLL; encoded by the coding sequence ATGAAGAAAATTTGGTTAGTTTTACCTTTATTAGTAGCGAGCTTATGCGCCAGAGAAAACCCTTTCATGCCTATTAGCGAGCTAAATACAAGCGTTATGACGACAAATGTCGTAGAAAAATATGACAGTTTCAACTCGCTCTCGTTTAAATTTCCAAGCGATGCGATGCTTTTGCTTGATGTCACCATAAGATACAGAGCAAATGACGGCAGCATAAAAGAGAAAAGACTAACTGATATAAATAAAACTATCGACTGGAACGATGAATTTGCCCTAAGCAAGATGAAAAATCCAGAACCAGTCGCAGCTAAAAAACTAGACGTTTCTGTCACGATGGCGGAGGTGCCAGCTCAAAAGGTGAGCACGCCGGTTATAATAGAAAAAAATGAGACTAAAATTTCAAACAAAGATAGAAATAAAACCTCAGATGTGCCAACTCCAAACGTCGTGGTGATCGACCTTGGCACAAAAAAAGTAAAAGAGACAGCTAAGCCTGAGCAAAAGGTAGTTGAAGTAAAGATCGAGCCAGCCTCAAAGCCTGTTCAAGAGATAAAAAGCAGCGAAAAAGAGATTAAATTCTTAGGATTTGTGAGCTTTTTAGCGCATGAAAAAGAGCTAAATATCATAACAAAAGCTAAAAATTTAAAGCACTTTGCCTATGAAAAAAACAAGATCGTACTTGACTTTGCAAAACCTCCAAGAAGCTTTAAAACTAGAAATTTAAAGCTTGAAAACGAGATATTTAAAAACGTCATAATCGGCTGGCACGATAAGTATTTCAGAGTGGTTTTAGAGCTTGATAAGATGCATAAATATAAGCTTGAAACCGCTGAAAATGGATACGTGCTTAAGCTTTTATAG
- a CDS encoding tyrosine-type recombinase/integrase, translating to MKFPLDCKDSFESSFIFWLTRYVKFKLSSLSNKELRDPKALASVNFALSREIKNIEQLDGLVKSARNAGLTGINTYFNPLKKIYETMKFYELSSLKQIDEELLSEILASTTGGLSDASKKNYRISVINFFAFLDKQNEEDGKAHVFDINLKNWGGVSGNKGQKLPEFMGEEEVKKFLDAIEQSDFKQNSNRNKLIIKVIIFTGIRVSEALNLKRKDITEDGDLFIIRIRGKGNKYRIVMIKRHLIEAHLNAIAINYINKEGYLFINKKGTRLTQAYVSRIVEQILFKAGIRKEKNGAHMLRHTFATMLYKKQKDLVLVQEALGHASLNTSRIYTHFDSDKLKLAAKVAEDLAN from the coding sequence TTGAAATTTCCACTTGACTGCAAAGATAGTTTTGAAAGCTCATTTATATTTTGGCTAACTCGCTATGTCAAATTTAAACTTAGCTCGCTTTCAAACAAGGAGCTAAGAGATCCAAAAGCGCTTGCAAGTGTAAATTTTGCCCTAAGCCGCGAGATAAAAAACATAGAGCAGCTTGATGGGCTGGTAAAAAGCGCTAGAAATGCAGGACTAACTGGCATAAATACCTACTTTAACCCGCTTAAAAAGATATATGAGACGATGAAATTTTATGAGCTTAGCAGTCTAAAGCAGATCGATGAAGAGTTGCTAAGTGAAATTTTAGCAAGTACTACTGGCGGACTAAGTGATGCGAGCAAGAAGAACTACAGAATTTCAGTGATAAATTTCTTTGCCTTTTTAGACAAGCAAAACGAAGAGGACGGCAAGGCTCATGTTTTTGATATAAATTTAAAAAACTGGGGCGGCGTTAGTGGCAACAAAGGGCAAAAGCTGCCTGAGTTTATGGGCGAAGAGGAGGTCAAGAAATTTCTTGATGCGATCGAGCAGAGCGACTTTAAGCAAAACTCAAACCGCAACAAGCTTATCATCAAGGTCATCATCTTTACTGGAATTCGTGTGAGCGAGGCGCTAAATTTAAAGAGAAAAGATATCACCGAAGATGGCGATCTTTTTATCATTAGAATTCGTGGCAAAGGCAACAAATACCGCATAGTAATGATAAAGCGCCACCTAATCGAAGCTCATCTAAACGCAATCGCCATAAACTACATCAACAAAGAGGGATACCTTTTTATAAACAAAAAAGGCACGAGGCTCACGCAGGCTTATGTTAGCCGCATAGTTGAACAAATTTTATTTAAAGCAGGCATCAGAAAAGAGAAAAACGGCGCTCACATGCTGCGCCACACCTTTGCAACGATGCTTTATAAAAAGCAAAAAGACCTTGTGTTAGTACAAGAAGCCCTTGGGCATGCTAGTCTAAATACCTCACGAATTTACACACACTTTGATAGTGACAAGCTAAAACTCGCTGCCAAAGTGGCTGAGGATCTAGCGAACTAA